In Leopardus geoffroyi isolate Oge1 chromosome D1, O.geoffroyi_Oge1_pat1.0, whole genome shotgun sequence, a single window of DNA contains:
- the LOC123602374 gene encoding olfactory receptor 8D4 produces the protein MGTRNHSTVTEFLLWGLTDQPELQLPLFCLFLGIYIVTVVGNLGMISIIRFSSQLHTPMYHFLGSLSLVDLCYSSVITPKLLAELLCGDTAISYSGCMTQLFFFCIFGISECYMLAVMAYDRYVAICSPLLYNVIMSPRVCSLLVASGFSIGFTDAMIHGGCILRLNFCGSNIIKHYFCDIIPLIKLSCSSTYIDELLIFVIGGFNMIATSLTIIVSYVFILSSILRMHSTEGRSKAFSTCSSHLTAILTFYGTLMFMYFKPASHSSLIQEKVSSVFYTTVIPMLNPLIYSLRNKEVKDALIKSLKRKIPL, from the coding sequence ATGGGCACAAGAAATCATTCCACAGTGACTGAGTTTCTTCTTTGGGGACTAACTGACCAACCAGAGCTTCAGCTGcctcttttctgcctcttcttaGGGATTTATATAGTCACAGTGGTAGGAAATCTCGGCATGATCTCAATAATTAGGTTCAGTTCCCAACTTCACACCCCTATGTACCATTTCCTCGGTAGTCTGTCTTTGGTAGATTTGTGCTATTCTTCTGTTATTACTCCCAAGTTGCTGGCAGAGCTTTTATGCGGGGATACAGCTATCTCCTATTCTGGATGCATGactcagctattttttttctgtatctttggcATTTCTGAGTGCTACATGTTAGCTGTAATGGCCTACGATCGCTATGTCGCCATCTGCAGCCCCCTGCTCTACAATGTCATCATGTCCCCTCGAGTCTGTTCTCTGCTGGTGGCTTCTGGCTTCTCAATAGGATTTACCGATGCTATGATTCATGGCGGTTGTATATTAAGGCTGAATTTCTGTGGCTCGAACatcattaaacattatttctgtgaCATCATCCCACTTATTAAACTCTCTTGTTCAAGCACTTATATTGATGAGCTTTTGATTTTTGTCATTGGTGGATTTAACATGATAGCCACCAGCCTGACAATCATCGTTTCTTATGTCTTTATTCTCTCCAGCATCCTCCGCATGCACTCGACAGAGGGCAGGTCCAAAGCCTTCAGCACCTGCAGTTCCCACTTGACAGCTATTCTTACATTTTATGGGACTCTCATGTTCATGTATTTCAAACCTGCTTCCCACAGCTCACTCATCCAGGAGAAAGTATCCTCAGTATTTTACACCACCGTGATTCCCATGTTGAATCCCCTGATATATAGTCTGAGgaacaaggaagtgaaagatgcactgataaaaagcttaaaaagaaaaatacctttatAA
- the TMEM225 gene encoding transmembrane protein 225 isoform X2 — MGNISPRGIQATNMVFSSWALVFLAIGIIMEEWVELTLETKKNTVSHSPWICCTTLWPEDGLEVVRTMMILVLILSFIHNLFLGLESTYLIPQTKHTLFIAVFLSFFTGVLSLLQYKQSIKSFACLTILRTSSREIKDRQESESSIKVISLPEQPAMLRSIVHTKEDFPNRAHIQTRRVTWAV, encoded by the exons ATGGGGAACATATCACCCAGAGGTATCCAGGCCACCAACATGGTCTTCTCCTCCTGGGCCTTAGTCTTCTTGGCCATAGGAATCATCATGGAAGAATGGGTTGAACTGAcattggaaacaaagaaaaatacagtaagcCACAGTCCCTGGATATGTTGCACTACTCTTTGGCCAGAAG ATGGCCTGGAAGTGGTCAGGACCATGATGATTTTGGTTCTCATCCTTTCCTTCATCCATAACTTGTTCCTGGGTTTGGAATCCACCTACCTGATTCCTCAGACTAAACATACCCTCTTCATCGCtgtcttcctcagtttctttacag GAGTCCTCTCTCTCCTACAGTACAAACAATCCATCAAGAGCTTTGCCTGCCTGACCATCCTCCGTACATCCAGCAGAGAAATTAAGGACAGACAGGAGTCTGAGAGTTCTATCAAAGTTATTTCCTTACCAGAACAGCCCGCAATGCTTCGTAGTATTGTTCACACAAAGGAAGATTTTCCAAACAGAGCACACATCCAAACACGTCGTGTAACCTGGGCTGTATGA
- the TMEM225 gene encoding transmembrane protein 225 isoform X1, which produces MGNISPRGIQATNMVFSSWALVFLAIGIIMEEWVELTLETKKNTVSHSPWICCTTLWPEDGLEVVRTMMILVLILSFIHNLFLGLESTYLIPQTKHTLFIAVFLSFFTGLLLLCALLMYHQKLSQGKSVYYSSYKITWIIFTAYLNVSLFVASGVLSLLQYKQSIKSFACLTILRTSSREIKDRQESESSIKVISLPEQPAMLRSIVHTKEDFPNRAHIQTRRVTWAV; this is translated from the exons ATGGGGAACATATCACCCAGAGGTATCCAGGCCACCAACATGGTCTTCTCCTCCTGGGCCTTAGTCTTCTTGGCCATAGGAATCATCATGGAAGAATGGGTTGAACTGAcattggaaacaaagaaaaatacagtaagcCACAGTCCCTGGATATGTTGCACTACTCTTTGGCCAGAAG ATGGCCTGGAAGTGGTCAGGACCATGATGATTTTGGTTCTCATCCTTTCCTTCATCCATAACTTGTTCCTGGGTTTGGAATCCACCTACCTGATTCCTCAGACTAAACATACCCTCTTCATCGCtgtcttcctcagtttctttacag GTCTCCTTCTGCTCTGTGCACTCCTAATGTATCACCAAAAGCTAAGTCAAGGTAAATCCGTGTACTACTCCAGTTACAAGATCACCTGGATCATTTTCACTGCCTACTTAAATGTCTCCCTCTTTGTGGCCTCTG GAGTCCTCTCTCTCCTACAGTACAAACAATCCATCAAGAGCTTTGCCTGCCTGACCATCCTCCGTACATCCAGCAGAGAAATTAAGGACAGACAGGAGTCTGAGAGTTCTATCAAAGTTATTTCCTTACCAGAACAGCCCGCAATGCTTCGTAGTATTGTTCACACAAAGGAAGATTTTCCAAACAGAGCACACATCCAAACACGTCGTGTAACCTGGGCTGTATGA